One part of the Lycorma delicatula isolate Av1 chromosome 7, ASM4794821v1, whole genome shotgun sequence genome encodes these proteins:
- the brk gene encoding transcriptional repressor brinker: MAHGVNQEWGEDTSPPSSVKRITVDGKKPIKSEGKVMGSRRIFSPQFKLQVLDSYRHDSDCKGNQRATARKYGIHRRQIQKWLQMESHLRSTVEDTAASESTALNLSSPRQRDVEEPCRTGCLVQADPAPIPEPSSSPREESDVEINVDGNSSSEEDFDDDNSSSTSTYGQTDQALDFTCAALSKRRFFSTEFKLGVLDAFYNDQTCTGNQRATARKFGINRRQIQKWLQQEPLLRGECLDLSCKKRKLNDNSPPPPTINYTPPLPVCNYTPPPPCNYTPPPSLQTPPPPPPLQSTVVHEVMTTATCCSMDLYYRPQWCFVPTYDSPPPPWPYPHPVYLPAVERPQHEQDLKCFRHQTLLHPPSTNEIKVYSLYR, translated from the coding sequence ATGGCTCACGGTGTGAACCAAGAATGGGGGGAAGACACCTCGCCGCCCTCTTCAGTAAAAAGAATTACCGTGGACGGTAAAAAACCGATTAAATCGGAAGGAAAAGTGATGGGATCTCGACGAATATTCTCACCTCAGTTTAAACTTCAAGTTCTTGATTCGTACAGACACGATTCCGACTGTAAGGGTAATCAGAGGGCAACAGCCAGAAAATATGGTATCCACAGAAGACAAATTCAAAAGTGGTTACAAATGGAATCGCATTTACGTTCAACCGTGGAGGATACAGCAGCTAGCGAGTCGACGGCCTTGAACCTTAGCTCTCCCAGACAGCGCGACGTCGAAGAGCCTTGTCGCACGGGTTGCCTAGTACAGGCCGATCCGGCCCCAATTCCAGAGCCTAGCAGTTCTCCTCGTGAAGAATCCGACGTAGAAATTAATGTAGATGGAAATTCATCCTCGGAGGAAGATTTTGATGATGACAACAGCAGTTCGACGTCAACGTACGGGCAGACTGATCAAGCGTTAGATTTCACCTGTGCTGCTTTAAGTAAAAGACGGTTCTTCTCTACGGAATTCAAACTGGGAGTTCTAGACGCCTTTTATAATGACCAAACGTGTACTGGAAATCAAAGAGCAACAGCCCGGAAATTTGGAATTAACCGTCGTCAGATTCAAAAATGGTTACAGCAAGAACCCTTGTTGAGAGGAGAATGTCTTGACTTATCctgtaaaaaaaggaaacttaatGATAACTCTCCGCCGCCTCCAACTATAAATTATACACCGCCACTTCCAGTTTGTAATTACACGCCGCCTCCGCCTTGCAACTACACGCCGCCGCCTTCACTTCAAACACCGCCACCACCACCACCTCTTCAAAGTACAGTTGTGCATGAAGTAATGACGACGGCAACGTGTTGTTCTATGGATTTATATTATCGTCCTCAGTGGTGTTTTGTGCCAACGTATGATTCGCCGCCGCCCCCATGGCCCTACCCGCATCCTGTTTACCTACCGGCAGTGGAACGTCCCCAACATGAGCAAGATTTAAAGTGTTTCAGGCATCAGACCTTGTTACATCCACCTTCAACCAATGAAATAAAGGTATATAGTTTGTACagatga